One stretch of Lacrimispora sphenoides DNA includes these proteins:
- a CDS encoding carbon storage regulator, translated as MLILQRKNNQSLTIGDNITVSIVEIGNDWVKLAIDAPKEISILRTELLEAASANQEAASSSLNEDSISKIKDLMSQSKNSGNT; from the coding sequence ATGCTGATTCTTCAAAGAAAAAATAATCAGTCCCTTACAATTGGTGACAATATAACTGTTTCAATTGTTGAAATTGGAAATGATTGGGTTAAGTTAGCTATTGATGCACCAAAAGAAATTTCAATTCTTCGAACAGAGCTATTGGAGGCTGCCTCAGCTAATCAGGAGGCCGCTTCCTCCAGCCTAAACGAAGACTCTATTTCTAAAATCAAGGACTTGATGAGTCAGTCAAAAAACAGCGGAAATACCTGA
- the fliW gene encoding flagellar assembly protein FliW, whose protein sequence is MEISTQYFGKISCSEKEFIHFSDGLFGFADLKNYVPLAFQENSDALICLQSIDDLSVSFILMNPFQFYEKYEPELSQEDQKLLKVSDGEDKISYYVISVIHDPMESSTVNLKAPIAVNTETREGRQVILDNPLYRFRHPLKDFIKKGESYADSSKKK, encoded by the coding sequence ATGGAAATTAGTACACAATATTTTGGCAAGATTTCTTGCTCAGAAAAAGAATTCATACATTTTTCTGATGGATTGTTTGGTTTTGCCGACTTGAAAAATTATGTTCCTCTGGCCTTTCAGGAGAATAGCGATGCGTTGATCTGTCTGCAGTCTATAGATGATTTAAGCGTTTCCTTTATTCTTATGAATCCATTCCAGTTTTATGAAAAATACGAACCGGAATTATCCCAAGAGGATCAAAAACTTCTAAAAGTTTCTGACGGCGAGGATAAGATTTCTTATTATGTTATCAGCGTAATCCATGATCCAATGGAGAGCAGTACGGTAAACTTAAAGGCTCCTATTGCGGTAAATACGGAAACCCGGGAAGGCAGACAGGTAATTTTGGACAATCCTCTTTACCGCTTCCGTCATCCACTTAAGGATTTTATAAAAAAGGGGGAGTCGTATGCTGATTCTTCAAAGAAAAAATAA
- a CDS encoding DUF6470 family protein — translation MEPLLRITTIPIKYELKIQRAKLEYSSSKSDLITDRNKGGLTVKNRPTKLYLDTFDARNSVCPTTMESVRQSAAMGKSAAMEATAAYAEEGAILLDPNISNPLDLIFSQRAQMPTGEFGLQFLPNTGPNIEWSEPDFSMQYEMDRMSFDIKIANGQFEFIPGNVELSITQMPDVNIEYIGKPLYVPPSAADLFEHTSVDLIA, via the coding sequence ATGGAACCATTGCTTAGAATTACGACCATACCGATTAAATACGAACTGAAAATTCAGAGAGCAAAATTGGAATATTCCAGTTCTAAGTCTGACCTGATAACCGACAGAAACAAGGGCGGCCTGACTGTAAAAAACCGCCCTACTAAATTGTATCTGGATACGTTCGATGCACGTAATTCAGTCTGTCCCACTACAATGGAAAGTGTGCGGCAATCTGCTGCCATGGGTAAATCAGCCGCCATGGAGGCTACTGCTGCATACGCAGAAGAAGGTGCTATATTGTTAGACCCTAACATCTCAAATCCCCTTGACTTAATATTCAGTCAGCGTGCCCAAATGCCTACAGGAGAATTCGGATTACAATTCCTTCCTAATACAGGGCCTAATATTGAATGGTCCGAACCTGACTTTTCTATGCAATACGAAATGGATAGAATGAGTTTTGACATAAAAATAGCAAATGGACAATTTGAATTTATACCCGGAAACGTTGAGCTGTCTATCACCCAAATGCCTGATGTGAATATTGAATATATTGGAAAGCCTCTTTATGTTCCGCCTAGCGCAGCCGATTTATTCGAGCATACTTCGGTAGATCTTATCGCTTAA